Proteins encoded by one window of Brevibacterium atlanticum:
- a CDS encoding APC family permease, with amino-acid sequence METGTLRRTIGLTELVFFGLVFIGPAAAVGVFGTLDARSGGAVALVYIVATIVMAFTAVSYMRMSREVPRAGTVFAYASAGIGKPAGFVAGWMILLDYLFIPSVAYLFTGIALNSIFPTIPVWVFVAVAVILTTGLNLAGVKVASRVITGVVLAEVAVLALVLILGIVYLSQHGPTRDWLTPLTGVDAFSVTAVLAAVSVAVLSYLGFDSLATFSEEAKGGPRIVGRATLICLVLAGLFFVAQTWVGSLLSPLTPAELQADPSLEGAAYYSAVDSTLGSWLHWLLALAKAVGAAFSAMIGQAAGSRILMDMGRSRQVPSFLAEVAPKTGVPWKGILVAAGGNVIVAGWAATRADGLDQLTSIVNVGALTAFVFLQASVVGYFLIKKQGSESPSWFNHGVVPVVGAGLLIAVLVSANPLALIIGAIWFVIGIGVYLLENRRRVRA; translated from the coding sequence ATGGAAACAGGGACACTGCGGCGGACGATCGGGCTCACCGAGCTCGTCTTCTTCGGACTCGTCTTCATCGGACCGGCGGCCGCCGTCGGTGTCTTCGGCACCCTCGACGCCCGGTCCGGCGGCGCTGTGGCGCTCGTCTACATCGTCGCCACGATCGTCATGGCCTTCACCGCGGTCAGCTATATGCGCATGTCACGGGAGGTCCCGCGCGCCGGCACCGTCTTCGCCTACGCCTCGGCGGGCATCGGGAAGCCGGCAGGGTTCGTGGCCGGATGGATGATCCTGCTCGACTACCTCTTCATCCCCTCCGTCGCGTATCTGTTCACCGGAATCGCACTCAATTCGATCTTCCCGACCATCCCGGTGTGGGTGTTCGTGGCCGTGGCCGTCATCCTCACCACCGGGCTCAATCTCGCCGGGGTCAAGGTCGCCTCCCGGGTGATCACCGGGGTCGTCCTCGCCGAGGTGGCTGTCCTCGCCCTGGTCCTCATCCTCGGCATCGTCTACCTCTCCCAGCACGGGCCGACCCGCGATTGGCTGACCCCGCTGACCGGGGTCGATGCGTTCTCCGTGACCGCGGTGCTCGCGGCCGTCTCCGTGGCTGTGCTGTCGTATCTCGGCTTCGATTCGCTCGCCACATTCTCCGAGGAAGCCAAGGGCGGGCCGCGCATCGTCGGGCGGGCGACCCTGATCTGCCTCGTCCTCGCCGGCCTGTTCTTCGTCGCCCAGACCTGGGTCGGCAGCCTGCTCTCACCGCTGACGCCGGCGGAGCTCCAGGCCGATCCCTCGCTTGAGGGCGCCGCCTACTACAGCGCCGTCGATTCGACACTGGGCTCGTGGCTGCACTGGCTGCTGGCCCTGGCCAAGGCCGTCGGAGCGGCGTTCTCCGCGATGATCGGGCAGGCCGCGGGCTCCCGCATCCTCATGGACATGGGGCGGTCCCGGCAGGTCCCGTCCTTCCTCGCCGAGGTGGCTCCCAAGACCGGTGTGCCCTGGAAAGGCATCCTCGTGGCCGCGGGCGGGAATGTCATCGTCGCCGGGTGGGCGGCGACCCGGGCCGATGGCCTCGACCAGCTGACCTCGATCGTCAACGTCGGGGCGCTCACGGCGTTCGTGTTCCTTCAGGCCTCGGTCGTCGGTTATTTCCTCATCAAGAAGCAGGGAAGCGAGTCTCCGAGCTGGTTCAACCACGGGGTGGTCCCCGTCGTCGGTGCCGGCCTCCTCATCGCGGTCCTCGTCAGCGCGAATCCGCTGGCGCTCATCATCGGAGCGATCTGGTTCGTCATCGGCATCGGGGTGTACCTGCTGGAGAACCGGCGCCGAGTCCGGGCGTGA
- a CDS encoding flagellar basal body-associated FliL family protein — MSANPPGRGDENEWDVNDRSGSQWSSQPTPQSNSGWGTPQPGQQPPHQQSGPAQPQSRPYVQAPQAQGQPPYSQTGPQFQQGPPPYQQQASPAPKKRGGLIALFAVIVIVLGVGIGWGAAQMFPRDSDDKAAVKSTDDPTNEQTDAGDESAAASEDPEPTETESKLPDDPKKALKQLAATDGKAVTDDLDGKWVPQLSSKKVGLEAEGKTWKEQDILDEHEELREEYPRVRLVWSGDFSSFRESNFWVTVVGIGYSDPEDALSWCSSHGLGPDSCYAKQLNTSGGDEGTTRLQD, encoded by the coding sequence ATGAGTGCGAACCCTCCCGGACGCGGAGATGAGAACGAGTGGGACGTCAACGACCGGTCGGGCAGCCAATGGTCGTCGCAACCCACCCCGCAGTCGAACAGCGGATGGGGCACGCCGCAGCCGGGTCAACAGCCGCCACACCAGCAGAGCGGACCCGCCCAACCGCAGTCGCGTCCTTACGTCCAGGCACCCCAAGCGCAGGGTCAGCCGCCTTATTCGCAGACCGGGCCGCAGTTTCAACAGGGGCCGCCGCCCTACCAGCAGCAGGCAAGTCCCGCGCCGAAGAAGCGCGGTGGTCTGATCGCGCTGTTCGCCGTCATCGTCATCGTCCTCGGTGTCGGCATCGGATGGGGCGCGGCACAGATGTTCCCCCGGGACTCCGATGACAAGGCCGCCGTGAAATCCACCGACGACCCGACGAATGAGCAGACCGACGCCGGCGACGAATCGGCCGCGGCCAGCGAGGACCCCGAACCGACCGAGACGGAGTCGAAGCTCCCCGATGATCCGAAGAAGGCGCTCAAGCAGCTCGCCGCGACCGACGGCAAGGCTGTCACCGACGACCTCGACGGCAAATGGGTGCCGCAGCTGAGTTCGAAGAAGGTCGGCCTCGAGGCCGAGGGGAAGACGTGGAAAGAGCAGGACATCCTCGACGAGCACGAAGAGCTGCGCGAGGAATACCCGCGGGTCAGGCTCGTCTGGTCCGGTGACTTCAGCAGCTTCAGAGAGAGCAACTTCTGGGTCACCGTCGTCGGCATCGGCTACAGCGATCCCGAGGACGCCCTGTCCTGGTGCTCATCGCACGGCCTCGGCCCCGACAGCTGCTACGCCAAACAGCTCAACACCTCGGGCGGCGACGAGGGCACAACCCGCCTGCAGGACTGA